The Euwallacea fornicatus isolate EFF26 chromosome 3, ASM4011564v1, whole genome shotgun sequence genome has a segment encoding these proteins:
- the Cul4 gene encoding cullin-4B: MSDTTNRRANFSNLPENGINRNHNVLTIKPTTKKLTIKNLKSEPKLPDDYREQTWKKLKSAVLAIQQSKPNQYSLEELYQAVENMCNHNMASVLYKQLYNLTEQHVAHNIEQFLAESMDRYLFLKKMNETWQAHCHQMIMIRSIFLYLDRTYILQNHIASIWDMGLELFGKYILLNTLVQTRVVEGLLMLIEKERLGDQVDRSLLKSLLRMLTDLQIYDKAFEQKFLQATERLYAAEGQRLMQELEVPNYLAHVDKRIAEEVERVIHYLDPATKYQLIHTVEKQLLREHVNQILQKGLDQLLSEYRLNDLSLLYTLLSRVKIGLIELCSSFNAYIKKRGRTIVIDPEKDKTMVQELLDFKDAMDNVVATCFHKHERFSNSLKEAFENFINQRTNKPAELIAKFVDSKLRAGNKEATEEELERLLDKIMVLFRFIHGKDVFEAFYKKDLAKRLLVGKSASVDAEKSMLSKLKQECGGGFTSKLEGMFKDMELSKDINQAFKQHVTVNSRNLPQIDMTVSILTMGYWPTYQPMDVNLPLHMVRLQDIFKDFYLSKHSGRKLQWQPTLGHCVLKASFKSGPKELLVSLFQTLVLLLFNSCDEIAFDYIKEVTNIEDGELRRTLQSLACGKARVLVKIPKGRDVQDDDSFRFNSDFTNKLFRIKINQIQMKETTEEQKATEERVFQDRQYQIDAAIVRIMKMRKTLSHNLLISELYLQLKFPVKPADLKKRIESLIDRDYMERDKDNPNQYNYVA; the protein is encoded by the exons ATGAGTGATACTACTAATCGGAGAGCAAACTTTTCTAACCTTCCTGAAAATGGTATTAATAGAAACCATAATGTGCTAACCATCAAGCCTACTACGAAGAAGcttacaattaaaaacttaaaaa GTGAACCCAAGTTGCCTGATGATTATAGAGAGCAAACATGGAAAAAGCTCAAAAGTGCTGTATTAGCCATTCAGCAATCAAAGCCAAATCAGTATTCTCTTGAGGAACTCTACCAGGCTGTTGAAAATATGTGCAATCATAACATGGCCTCTGTACTTTATAAGCAACTGTATAATCTTACTGAACAGCATGTTGCTCATAACATTGAGCAATTCTTAGCAGAATCCATGGATCgatatttatttcttaagaaaatgaatgaaaCCTGGCAAGCCCATTGTCACCAAATGATCATGATTCGcagcatttttctttatttggacCGAAcctatattttgcaaaatcatATTGCTTCTATATGGGATATGGGGCTCGAACTTTTTGGAAAGTACATACTTCTTAATACTCTAGTCCAAACCCGTGTAGTCGAAGGTTTGTTAATGCTCATTGAGAAGGAGAGACTTGGAGATCAA GTGGATCGTTCCCTACTAAAATCGTTGTTAAGAATGTTAACTGATCTCCAAATATACGATAAGGCCTTTGAGCAAAAATTTCTTCAAGCCACTGAACGTCTTTACGCAGCTGAAGGTCAACGTCTTATGCAAGAACTGGAAGTGCCAAATTATTTAGCGCACGTGGATAAGCGCATTGCTGAAGAAGTTGAAAGAGTTATTCATTATTTAGATCCTGCAACTAAATATCAGTTGATTCATACCGTCGAGAAGCAGTTGCTCAGGGAACATGTTaaccaaattttacaaaaaggGCTCGATCAGTTGTTATCAGAATATCGTCTAAATGATTTATCTCTTTTATACACTCTTTTGAGCCGGGTGAAAATCGGGCTAATTGAACTATGCTCGTCTTTTAATGCTTATATCAAAAAACGCGGAAGAACCATTGTTATTGACCCGGAAAAAGATAAAACAATGGTGCAGGAATTGCTAGATTTTAAAGACGCTATGGATAATGTAGTAGCCACCTGTTTCCACAAACATGAACGATTCAGCAACTCTTTGAAGGAAGCGTTTGAGAACTTTATCAATCAACGCACTAATAAACCGGCTGAATTAATTG CGAAATTCGTGGATTCGAAATTAAGAGCCGGGAATAAAGAGGCTACTGAGGAAGAGCTGGAAAGACTGTTAGATAAAATAATGGTTCTCTTTCGGTTTATACATGGTAAAGATGTATTTGAGGCCTTTTACAAAAAG GATTTGGCCAAGCGATTATTGGTTGGCAAGTCCGCAAGTGTTGATGCAGAAAAAAGTATGCTTAGTAAATTAAAGCAAGAATGTGGAGGGGGATTTACATCGAAACTTGAAGGAATGTTTAAAGATATGGAATTAAGCAAAGACATAAACCAAGCTTTTAAACAACATGTGACCGTTAATAGTCGTAATTTACCGCAAATCGATATGACAGTTAGTATTCTGACAATGGGATATTGGCCTACTTATCAGCCAATGGATGTTAACTTGCCCCTCCATATGGTTCGACTTCAAGATATATTTAAG GATTTTTATTTGAGCAAACACAGCGGCCGGAAGTTACAATGGCAACCAACATTAGGACACTGTGTGCTTAAAGCGTCTTTCAAGTCAGGGCCGAAAGAGTTATTGGTGTCTCTTTTCCAAACTTTAGTACTTTTATTGTTTAACAGCTGTGATGAAATAGCTTTCGATTATATTAAGGAAGTTACCAATATTGAAGATGGGGAACTACGAAGAACGCTTCAATCTTTAGCCTGTGGAAAA gCTAGAGTTTTAGTGAAAATACCCAAAGGGCGAGATGTGCAAGACGACGATAGTTTCCGTTTCAATTCGGACTTCACTAATAAATTGTTCCGCATTAAAATCAATCAGATTCAAATGAAGGAAACT ACTGAGGAGCAGAAAGCGACAGAAGAGCGGGTGTTCCAAGATAGGCAATATCAAATTGATGCAGCTATAGTGAGAATCATGAAGATGCGAAAGACCCTGAGCCACAACTTGTTGATTAGTGAGTTatatcttcaacttaaattcccTGTCAag CCAGCTGATCTGAAGAAACGCATCGAATCCCTCATCGACCGTGATTATATGGAGAGGGACAAAGATAACCCCAATCAGTACAACTATGTTGCGTAG
- the Rab6 gene encoding ras-related protein Rab6 isoform X3 — protein MLVGKTSLITRFMYDSFDNTYQATIGIDFLSKTMYLEDRTVRLQLWDTAGQERFRSLIPSYIRDSTVAVVVYDITNANSFHQTSKWIDDVRTERGSDVIIMLVGNKTDLSDKRQVSTEEGERKAKELNVMFIETSAKAGYNVKQLFRRVAAALPGMDSTENKPPEDTVDLQTQPQLQNDQQDSEGGCMC, from the exons ATGCTTG TTGGAAAGACATCTCTGATTACCAGATTTATGTATGATAGTTTTGATAATACCTATCAG GCAACAATAGGAATTGACTTTCTGTCAAAAACAATGTATTTAGAGGACAGGACAGTACGACTGCAGTTGTGGGACACTGCTGGACAAGAGAGGTTTAGATCACTTATTCCCTCATATATTAGGGATTCTACAGTCGCAGTTGTAGTTTATGATATAACTA ATGCCAACTCTTTCCATCAAACCTCAAAATGGATTGACGATGTTAGGACCGAGAGAGGTAGTGACGTTATAATAATGCTTGTTGGCAATAAAACTGATCTCTCAGATAAGAGGCAAGTTAGCACAGAGGAAGGCGAGCGAAAAGCGAAAGAACTGAACGTTATGTTTATTGAAACTAGTGCCAAAGCTGGATATAATGTCAAACAA TTGTTTAGGCGCGTTGCTGCCGCACTCCCTGGGATGGACTCCACAGAAAACAAACCACCAGAAGACA CTGTTGATCTCCAAACTCAACCTCAATTACAAAACGACCAACAAGATTCTGAGGGCGGCTGCATGTGCTAA
- the Idh3g gene encoding isocitrate dehydrogenase [NAD] subunit gamma, mitochondrial: MALRTVPQNALKWANQLARAQSTLSAFEIQHKTPLIKKQISIPIAMYGGRHAVTMLPGGGIGPELMDYVREVFKYAGAPVDFEVIDIDPRSEEEDAFEYAITSIKRNGVGIKGNIETKSESASVNSRNVALRNELDLFVNILHCKSFPGVPARQANIDIVIIRQNTEGEYAMLEHESVDGVIESMKVVTESNSDRVARYAFEYAKRTGRKKITTIHKANIMKLSDGLFLDTSKKIAKLYPEIEHNDMIIDNCCMQLVSKPHQFDVMIMTNLYGSIVSNVLCGLIGGAGILSGRNYGDHYAIFEPGTRNTGTAIAGKNVANPLAMLNASVDMLNHLGHKEHADLIMNAMIKTVAEDHLLTPDLGGTAKSTEVVQKVIDHILQADIRP; encoded by the exons ATGGCCCTACGTACGGTGCCCCAAAACGCCTTAAAATGGGCAAACCAACTTGCCAGG GCCCAATCTACTCTCTCAGCCTTCGAAATCCAACATAAAACCCCCCTgattaaaaagcaaatttcgATCCCCATTGCAATGTATGGGGGCAGGCATGCAGTTACTATGTTGCCAGGTGGTGGTATAGGCCCCGAGCTCATGGATTATGTTCGAGAAGTATTTAAATATGCTGGGGCTCCAGTAGACTTCGAAGTTATTGATATCGATCCTCGTTCTGAAGAAGAAGATGCTTTTGAGTATGCTATAACATCAATTAAGAGAAATGGAGTTGGGATTAAAG GAAACATTGAAACTAAAAGTGAAAGTGCATCAGTCAACTCCAGAAATGTGGCTTTAAGAAATGAACTAGATttgtttgttaatattttgcacTGTAAATCATTCCCAGGGGTTCCTGCTAGACAGGCAAATATTGACATTGTTATTATTCGGCAAAACACTGAGGGTGAATATGCTATGTTAGAGCATGAA AGTGTGGATGGAGTAATTGAAAGCATGAAGGTTGTGACAGAGTCAAACTCTGACAGGGTGGCAAGGTATGCCTTTGAGTATGCCAAAAGGACTGGAAGAAAGAAGATTACCACCATTCACAAAGCCAATATCAT gAAACTTTCAGATGGGCTTTTTTTGgatacttccaaaaaaattgctaaactGTACCCAGAAATTGAACACAATGATATGATTATAGATAATTGTTGCATGCAATTGGTATCGAAACCTCATCAATTTGACGTCATGATCATGACAAATCTTTATGGTAGTATTGTTTCCAATGTTCTTTGTGGACTTATTGGGGGAGCTGGAATTCTTTCTGGAAGGAATTATGGGGATCAT TACGCTATTTTTGAACCCGGAACGCGTAATACTGGTACTGCAATCGCCGGAAAGAATGTTGCAAATCCCTTGGCAATGCTTAACGCTTCAGTTGATATGTTGAATCATTTGGGTCACAAAGAACATGCTGATTTGATCATGAATGCCATGATTAAGACTGTTGCAGAAGATCATTTGCTTACTCCAg atttgGGAGGTACTGCAAAAAGCACTGAAGTTGTTCAGAAAGTCATTGACCACATTTTACAAGCGGATATAAGGCCATG a